TATATACCGGAAGTGATTCAAGAGTTGGAATTTTTAGAAGCCGGCGATGCGCGCTGGTCGATCGGTCAAAATCGATATTGTAATTGTACAATTACCGAATCGCTGTTATGATGCATAGCGCATAAAAGATTGAAGTGATATGAGACTGTTATTTAAAGCGGCAATTCGAGTCAAAGAGCATGTGATATGGCTCGTGATGATGCTCGTAACGCTATTTCTTCTAGTGATGGCAAGTAGTGTCGAAGTTGTTTCCCTTGGTGTATTAACAAGTTCCGGTGCCGATTTTTTTACTTTGTTCCACCCTAAACAGACCAATAAGTCGATTGAGCAATTATCAAGAGTAGAGGTTGAGGAGAGGTGGAATGATGTTTCTAAGGGAAAAGATGTCATTACTAAAGATGATGCGAGTCGTTTTTTAAGTAAAAATGATAGCAATCGCATGGGGCGCATTCTGCAGCGCATTAAAACTCACTTAAAAGTAGAGAAGGGGAGTTTTCATAAGCTCGTTATCATGTTGATATTGGTTGCGCTGTTTAAGGCAGTATTTCTTTTTTTCAGTCGTTATACAGCTCAAATTTTATCAATTAAGGTCTCCAAACAACTCAGACAAGATTATTTTGAGCACATTCAAAGTCTCCCGATGAGTTTTTACCATGAATATAATATTGGATCGCTTTCTTCACGTGTTGCAAGTGATGCAACGCAAATTGCCAGATCTCTCAATTCTTGCATTACCAACTATATTCTAACGCCCTTTACGGTTGTTCTTTCGCTAACGGGGTGTTTTTACTCATCTTGGCAACTCTCCTTAGTTGTTTTTGTCGGTTTGCCACTGATTATTTTACCTATGATTATGATCACCAGAAAAGTGCGACAAATCACGCGGCAGCTTCAAAAAAATCAAGAAAATTTCTCATCTGTTCTGATTGATTTTCTATCGGGTATTCAAACGGTAAAAGTGTTTGGAATGGAGCGATTTTCGCTCAAAAAATATAAAGAACAAAATGATCAGATGGCGCATTTTGAAGCAAAAACCGCTAAGTATGATTTATTAGTCAGACCCATTTTACATACGATCACAACGTTTTGTTTAGCAGCCGTTTTAATTTTTGGTTTATATGTCTTAAAGCTTACAATTGCCGAGTTGATAGTTTTTTGCGGGATTTTAAATCAATTTTATGAGCCGATCCGTAAGTTTGCTGATGAGAATTCCAATATCCAGAAGGGGGTTGTTGCTGCTGAGCGTCTCGATGAGGTGATGCAAATTAAGCCTCTGATTGAAGATAAAAGCGATGCCGTTCCCCTTGTCAACTTCCGCGATAAGATCGAGTTTAAAAATGTTTGGTTTGGCTATGAGGACAAATGGATTTTAAAAGATGTGAGTTTTACGATTCATAAGGGAGAAACCATTGCAATCGTCGGACATACGGGGTCCGGAAAATCCACGATTTTGCAGCTCTTGCCCCGTCTTTATGATGTTCAAAAGGGAGAGATTTTAATCGATGGGATCAATATCATCCATTACACTCAGGCTTCTCTTAGAGAACAAATAGCCTTTGTCCCTCAAAAGCCATTTTTATTCTTTGATACGGTTTTAGAAAATATTGCATATGGGAAAGGCTTCCCTAGAGAGCGGATTGTCGATGCGGCAAAAAAGGCATATGCACATGACTTTATCATTAAGCTGCCAAAGGCATATGATACGCATCTGGCAGAAACGGGCAAGAATTTATCCGGTGGTCAGCAACAACGCCTCGCGGTAGCTAGGGCGTTAGCTAAGCAAGCTCCTATTCTCGTTTTAGATGAGGCGACATCTTCATTAGATTCAGTCAGTGAAGATCGGATTAAAACGGCGATTGTTGATCTTTACGGCAATGTCACTCAAATTATTGTGGCTCATAGACTGACAACCATTGAACATGCCGATCGGATTATTTTCATTGAAGATGGTGTCAAAATCGCTGAGGGATCAAAAGATCAGCTTCTCGAAACATGTCCCCCCTTCAAACAGCTTTGGGATATGCATTTTCATATGGGGAAATCGGCCGCTCGAGAGATCCTAACGGGGATTTAACCACCCGGTTAATAGACCCGGTGGGGATGGATCAATTGATAGCCCGCTTCTTTTAGTTTCTGATTTGAAACGCGTTTGAGGTGACTGTGGGGTGTTGTTTCATGAGAAAAGAGCGGTGCGGGAAGTTGGTAGAGTTTTGTAAGTTTAGCGTAGAGTTGACTGCGCTCTATGTGATCATCATCGACTAGATTGTAAATTCCATTGAGATCATGATTAAGTGAAAATTCAATCGCTGAGCAAATATCATCGATATGGATCATATTGGTTGGGCTCTTCGGATTAAGAGGGAGAGGGTTTTTTGAATATCTTTCAATTTTCTTTTTTAACGAGCGTTCATCCCCATAAATTTCACCCAATCTGAAAATACATACCCTGCGATGAGAGGAGTGTAAAGAAAGGAGGATCTCTTCCGTTTCAGAGAGATATTTTCCTCTCGCATGAGGGGTGTGAATCAGCGGCGAAGTTTCTGTAACCCAGCCTCCTTCATTTTCTGCGTATACACCGGTAGATGAGGTATAAATGATTTGCCTGACAGATGAAGTGTTTTGAAGAATTTCAGCAAAATTTTTTGCGGTATCAACATAAGTTGTCTGATAGCTATCGGTTGTTTTAGGGGCCATTGTTAGGATTAAAACATCTTGATTTTCAATCCATTCCGCAATTTTTTCCCGATCACAACCTTTTAGAATAGCAATATCTTGGGAGAATTTCGAAAGTTGCTCAACTCTGTTTAAAGAAGTTGTCGATAGTGTTAGATGGTGGCTTTTGAGGGTTTGTGCAACGGCTTGTCCTACAAATCCACATCCGAAAATAGCAATTGACTTCTTATGAAATTGCAAGAAGCCCCAGTTTTTCTAAAGAAGTTTTAAGGTTTGTATTTTCACTCTTTTCAAGAGCACCGGATTGTCCAAGCCATTTGAGATATCCCTGTGGGAGTTTTTCAAGTGGGGTTCCTTTATGTTTTCCAAAGGGCATTTGAATGAGATCCGGTTCTTTTTCACTTAGACATTCTATCACTGTTTCAATGGAAAGATCTCCAATCATGAGCGAAAAAATCTGATGGAGCATGATAACGTCATCAAGGGCGCGGTGGGCGTTGTTTTTATCAATTCCAAAGACTTCACGCAAATATTGCAGCGAATGGCGGGGGAGATCGGGGCGGTATTTGCGAGCCCATTTCAAAGTGTCAATAAATTGATAAGAAGGGAGGATCAAATCATGGCGTTTACTTTCGTTGCGCAAGAAATGAACATCAAAATTATCATTATTATGAGCTATGAGGACGCAGTCAGTTCCACAAAAATCAAAAAAGGCCTTTCCGACTTCTCCAAAATCAGGTGAATCTTTAACCATGTCATCTGTGATGTTTGTGATTTGACTTGATTCAAGGGGAATTGGCATACCCGGATTGACTAAACTGACGAATGTTTTATTGAGCGTTGCGTCGTAGGCAGCAATTTCAGTGATGCGATCCTTATCCGATTTAACACCTGTTGTTTCCGTATCGTAGTAAATAGTCCTAAGAGGCATACGTCTTCTCCTTTTGGATAACTATACCTGCAAATTGTAAAGTAGTCTATAAAAGATAGGCTTTGATTTTTTTCCATTCTCTAATATAAAGTGATTATACGCATAATCTTTTTGAGATCACAAAAATTGCAATATGGCAAAAATTAAATATCACCTATTTGAGAGCAATAAAGAGGAGATCATTCAAGAAATTGGAAAAGATCGTCTGATTGAAGTTCTCAAAAAAATGCTCTTGATTCGAAATTTTGAAACAAGAGCCGAATCTGCTTATCAACATGGTAAAATTGGTGGGTTTTTTCATTCTTATATTGGGCAAGAGGCAATTGGCACTGCGGCTGTAGAAGCCCTTGGAATCGATCATTGGTATTTGACGACTTATCGTTGCCATGGCCTTGCTTTACTACATGATGAGCCTCCCAAAGAGCTGATGGCTGAGCTCTATGGAAAAGTGACGGGAAATGCCAAGGGAAGGGGAGGGTCTATGCACCTCTTTTCTAAGAATTTGCTCGGTGGTTTTGGGATTGTCGGTGGGCATTTGCCACTGGTGGCGGGCGCCGCCTTTTCGGCAAAGTACCAAGGTCAAAAAGATAAAATTGCAATTGGTTTTTTAGGCGATGGTGCCGTCGTTCAAGGGACTTTTCATGAAACACTTAATTTAGCGACGCTTTGGTCCTTACCTTCGGTTTTTGTTGTTGAAAACAATCAATGGGGAATGGGAACGGCCGTTTCAAGAGCCGTATGCCATCAACCGATTGCAGAGTCTTTTGCTAAAGCTTATGGTATTAAGGGGTATACGATTGATGGGATGGACTTCTTTAACTGCTTTGCTTGTTTTAAGCAGGTGTTAGAAGAGGTAAGATCCTCGTCTAAACCTGTTTTGATTGAAGCCTTGACTGAGCGATTTAAAGGCCATTCGGTTTCAGATCCGGGCCTTTATCGGTCTAAAGATGAGTTGCAAAAGGCGATGGAAAAAGATCCGCTTCATCGACTGGCAGGTGAGCTTATTGATGCCAAAATCATCACTCAGGAAGAGGTAGATCATTTCAATCAAGAGATAAAACAAATTGTAATTGATGCCATGGCTTTTGCAGATGAGAGCCCCCTTCCGGATCCACTGACTCTTGAAGAAGACGTATATGCATAAAGGAAAAGGTAATGGAAAAGCAAACTGTCGATCTTAGAGAGGCTTTAAGGCAAGCCATTGATGAAGAGATGACGCGCGATGACACGGTCTTTGTTCTTGGAGAAGAGGTCGCTGAATATAATGGCGCTTATAAGGTCACTAAGGGCATGCTCGATAAATGGGGTTCCGGGCGCATTTTAGATACACCGATTTCTGAAAATGGGTTTACCGGGCTGGCGATTGGAGCTGCAATGACGGGACTTCGCCCGATTGTTGAATTTATGAGTTTTAACTTCTCTTTTGTTGCGGCTGATCAACTGATTTCCAATGCTTGCAAGATGTATTACATGTCGGGGGGGCGTTTTAAAGTGCCCATCGTTTTTAGAGGATGCAATGGGGCTGCGGCTCAAGTTTCTTCTCAGCACTCGCATTGTGTGGAAGCTCTCTATGGTAATCTACCCGGATTTATTGTCATTGCGCCATCAAACCCCTATGATGCTAAAGGGCTTCTTAAATCGGCTATTCGCAATGACAACCCCGTTATCTTTTTAGAAAATGAGCTCTGTTATGGAGATAAAATGGAAATCCCAACAGCAGAGTATACTGTTGAGATTGGTAAGGGAAAGATTGTGCGAGAGGGAACCCATCTCACCCTTGTTTCGTATTCGAGAATGCTTCAATTTTGTGAAAAAGCAGCGCAGGAGCTTGCTAAAGAGGGCATTAGCATTGAGGTGATCGATCTAAGAACTATTAAACCCCTTGATATCCCCCTTGTGATCCAATCGGTTAAAAAAACTAGGCGTTGTGTTGTCGTTGAAGAGGGACATTTCTTTGCCGGTATTTGTGCCGAAGTCGGATTCGAAGTGATGGAGCACTGTTTTGACTATCTCGATGCTCCGATTGCCCGCGTTTGTCAAAGAGAAACGCCCATGCCATATGCTAAAAATATGGAGCTTGAAACCGTTCCAAATATCCAAAGAATTATCGCAGCCATTAGACAAACACTAAAATAGGGGAAAACGCATGCCGTTCACTGTGACTATGCCTAAACTCTCACCGACAATGACTTCAGGTCAGATTGTCAAATGGTATAAAAAAGAAGGCGATCTCATTAAAGAGGGCGATGTTTTAATCGAAGTGGCAACAGATAAAGCGACTGTTGAGTATACGGCTCTTGATGATGGATATTTGCGAAAAATTCTCATTCCTGACGGCGGAGAAGCCCGAGTAAATCAACCGATTGCCGTGTTTACCGCAAGTGAGTCGGAGTCGATTGAGGGATACCGTCCTGAGGGGGAAATGCCTGCCCCATCCCCACAAAAAGAAGAGGCAAAATCCGACAGTGAAGCACCGGAAAAACAAACACCGGCTCCCGTAGCTCAAGCAATTGGGGAACCTGTTTTTGCTCCGATGCCCCCACTACAAAATTATACATTCGAATTTCCCACAGGTATGCAAAATGAGCGCGTTTTAGCTTCGCCTTCAGCAAAGCGCACTGCTGAAGATCGAAATATTGACCTTTCAACGATTAAGGGCTCAGGTCCTAACGGTCGAGTTGTCATGCGTGATTTAGAAGGTGTTGAAGGGGGGCATGTAGGATTTCACTCAAGACGATTACCAACACGTCCACCGGGTTCATATACTGATGTGCCTTTGACTCCAATGAGGAAAGCGATTGGAAAACGGTTGCAAGAATCAAAGATGTTTATCCCTCATTTTTATGTACGCGATGAAATTGTTGTTGATTCACTTGTCGAAGCGCGCGAGCAATTAAAGAAGGGTGGAATCAAAATCACCTATAATGATTTTGTGATTCGAGCAACAGCTTTAGCACTGAAAGAGCATCCGATCATCAATAGTGGATTTGATAATCAGAAAAACGTCATTATTCAATTTGATACGATTGATGTTGCCATTGCCGTCAGCATAAATGGGGGATTGATTACCCCAATTATTCGTCATACCGATTACAAAAATGTGAGTCAAATCTCTCATGAAGTAAAAGAACTCGTCGCCCTAGCCCGTAAACAAAAACTCACCCCTGAGCAATATCAAGGGGGGAGCTTTACTATTTCTAATTTGGGAATGTTCGGAATCCAAGACTTCCAAGCGATTATTAATCCTCCCCAGGCAGCGATTTTAGCTGTCGGTGGGATTATCAATAAGCCCATTGTCAATCATCAAGGAATGATTCAAGCGGGAAAAACCCTTAGTGTTTGGCTCTCAGTAGATCATCGCGTGATTGATGGGGCTGAAGCAGCTGCTTTTCTCGTCACATTAAAAAAATATCTTAACAACCCATCTATTTTATTGATTTAGCCTCTTATTTATGCTATAATTGTGCTTTTAAAAATCTTCTTGGGGAATTGGTATGAAAAAATGGTTGTTTGGTTTAGCGACACTATTATTCAGTTTTAAAGCTTTTGCAGCGCTTCCTCCTCATCAAGAAATGGCAAGACAGATCAATGCCATTTTAAGTTCATCTGAGATTTCTGAAAAATGTCCTCAAGGAATTAGAGGCATTGAGTCGACAATTGACGGTGGATATATGATTACAACAAATGATGGATTTAAAATGAGAGTCGATGTGATTGGATTGCCTTCAGATGGAACTCTTGGTCCTAAAAAATTCAAGCTTCGTTTTCACGAGCTAGATAGCGTTGTAACGAGATTATAAAAGTTCCAACTCTTGAATTACTCCCAGTATAGATCTTTATTTTTCTATTTTATAAGTTGATTTTTTTTTAATTCAAAGCTACTAACTAGTTTTTGGACTTAGCCCTTAAAACTTACAGTTTAGTATAGGTTTGAATGAAAAGAAAAAAAATCTCATCGCTTATTCTTATCATAATTATAATTGCGATAGGATTAACTTCTTTTTTCTTTTTTCGAGATCATAGCAATTCAGATGAAATCACTCTGTATGGAAATGTTGATGTGCGTCAAGTCGATATTGCATTTCGCGTAAGTGGACAGGTGACGCAGCTCTTTTTTGAAGAGGGCGATCGGGTGAATGCAGGTGATTTGATGTGCAGACTTGATCCAACTCCATATAACAGCCAACTCCAGGAAGCAGTCAGCGCCAAAGAGGCTATCATTGCAAATCTAGCAAATGCAGAAGTGATGCTGGATCGGCGCAAAGAACTGATTGGCATTGGAGCCGTATCGCAAGAAGATCTCGATAATGCACAAGCCAATCGCGATCAATTGTGCGCTAATTTGATGCAATCCAATGCGGCAATATCAGTAGCTCAGGACAATCTAGATTATACTCAGGCTAGAGCACCGACAGATGGGATTATTCTCACACGTATTCGAGAGCCGGGCACTGTAGTGAATCCTGCTGATCCCGTATATACATTGTCTGTGAGCTCACCGGTTTGGATCCGGGCTTTTGTCAATGAGCCCCATCTCGGTGATGTCTATTATGGGATGGAGGCAAAAGTTTACACGGACAACGGGCGTGAATATACGGGGAAAATCGGATTTATTTCACCGGTTGCGGAATTTACACCAAAGACAGTTGAGTCGGTTCAACTCCGAACGGATCTTGTGTATCGATTGAGAATATATGTCGATAATCCCGATATGAGTCTTGTTCAGGGAATGCCTGTGACAGTCAAACTATATATAGGGAGTTCAACGTGAGTGACGCTATTGCATCCATTCACGATCTGACAAAATCATTTAATTCACATCGACCTGCCTTAAAAAAGATCAATGCAGAAATCCTCAAGGGTAAGATCACAGGACTTGTCGGACCCGATGGAGCCGGAAAAACAACGCTCATTCGTTTGATTGCAGGGCTTCTCACCCCTACTGAGGGACAAATTCTGGTTGAGGGATATGATACGATCCGCGATAGCGAATCGATTCATTACCTCACAGGGTATATGCCTCAGAAATTCGGTTTATATGATGAGCTCTCCGTAGCTCAAAATCTCAATCTTTATGCTGATCTTAAAAATGTCATTGGTGAGGAAAAAAAGGCCGTTTGTGAAAAACTGCTTCGTTTTACCGGTCTTACTGAATATACATCGCGCTTGGCAGGGAATTTATCGGGTGGAATGAAGCAAAAACTCGGTCTTGCATGTACGCTGATTAAAAAACCTGATCTGTTGCTTTTAGATGAACCTAGTGTTGGGGTTGATCCCATTTCAAGAAGAGAGCTTTGGGAAATGGTTGGGCAACTGCTGGGTGAGGGCATTTCCGTTCTATGGAGTACGGCATATCTGGATGAGGCAGAGCAATGTGATCGGGTGATATTGCTCAATGAAGGGGAGCTCTTATATCATGGAGATCCTAAGGAGCTAACCCAAACAATGCAAGGGCGCACTATTCATATTACCGATATCGAAGGGGATCGGCGCAAACTCCTCTTTGAGCTGCTCAAAGACTCAAATGTCATCGATGGGGTGATTCAGGGCCGGGATTTAAGAATTGTTCTTCGCAAAGAAGGAAAGCTTTCCTCTCATGTGCAAATGGTTGAAGCGCACCCGAGATTTGAAGATGCCTTTATCGATATTTTAGGTGGGGGACCCGGAGGTACATCTAAACTCGCTGAAGCTATGCCCGAGTGTGGTGAATGCAATTCAGAAACAATTGTTGCGGAAAAATTAACAAAAAAATTTGGGAGTTTTACGGCGACAAATGAGATTTCACTCTCTGTAAAACAGGGCGAAATTTTTGGACTATTAGGGCCAAATGGAGCAGGGAAGACAACAACATTTAAGATGCTATGCGGTCTTTTAAAGCCCACATCGGGAAAGGCCTTTGTCAATCATCTCGATCTTCAAAAAGCACCCGGTGTTGCCCGCTCGCGTATCGGATATATGGCTCAAAAATTTTCGCTCTATGGCAATTTAAGTGTACGACAAAATCTCGATTTTTTTTCAGGGATATATAATTTAAAAAACCATGAAAGGCGCGAAGCAATCGATCAGATGATCGAAATCTTTAATTTAGAGCCTTATTTGTCCTCATCGGCGGAGATGCTTCCGCTCGGTTTTAAGCAAAGGCTGAGTTTAGCCTGTGCAACGATGCATCGTCCGAGTGTTCTTTTTCTCGATGAGCCAACATCCGGTGTCGACCCCATTACGCGACGAGAGTTTTGGAATCATATCAATGGCCTAGTTTCTAAAGGTGTGACGATTTTAATCACGACACATTTTATGGATGAAGCCGAATATTGCGATCGAATTGCCCTTGTCTATCGAGGTCAAGTGATCAGCATGGACACGCCCAATGCTCTTAAAGATCAAATCCACTCAGAGCAGAATCCCAATCCCACCTTAGAAGATGCCTTTGTTCAAATGATCGAAGAACACGATCGACAAAGGGTCATAAAATGATTAAAAATGACATTTCCAACCAATTGATCAATGTTCAAAAAAATGGGAAAATGCGGCGTATTCGGGCCCTTTTAAAAAAAGAATTCATTCAAGTTTTTCGCGATCCCAGTAGCATTTTAATTACGGTTTTTCTCCCTTTATTATTGATCTTTCTATATGGATCGGGTGTTTCTCTTGATTTAGATCATTTGAGGATGGGTCTTGTTATGGAAGATAGCTCTCCCGATGCACAGAGCTTTGTTGAATCTCTACAAGGATCGCGCTATTTTGACTTGAAAATCTCGCGTCATCGGAAGGACATTGTTGATGATCTCATGAAAGGGAGTATTCGAGGCTTTTTTGTGATTCCTTCATATTTTTCTCAATTTCGCAGCCGACCCGATACAATTGCTCCCATTCAGATCATTGCGGATGGAAGTGAAACAAATACGGCTAATTTCGTTCAAAATTATGCAGAAGGAACCATTCAAAATTGGCGTGCTCAGCAGCTTTATACACAAGGGCTAGTTCAAGAGCAGCTTCCCGTGATCAGTATGCAACCCCGCTTTTGGTATAATGAAAAACTCGAGAGCCGCTATTTTCTTTTATCGGGATCACTCGCCATTATTATGACGCTTACGGGTTCTTTATTAACGGCTCTTGTTGTTGCGCGTGAGTGGGAGCGGGGGACAATGGAGGCCCTCATGTCAACGACTGCAAGTGCCTTTGAACTCGTCATTGCTAAAATTATCCCCTATTTTATTCTGGGGATGATTTCAATGGCGATTTGCGTGATTATTTCTGTCTTCATCTATGATATTCCACTCAGGGGTTCATTTTTACTTCTCACTTTAGTCTCCGCTCTTTTTTTGCTTTGCTCACTTGGTCTTGGACTGATGATTTCAACTCTAGCTCGGAATCAAGTTTTTGCATATCAAGTGACTTTGATTGTCGCTTTTTTGCCGGCTTATATGTTATCGGGATTCCTGTTTGAGATTTACAGCATGCCTCAGTGGATACAATATCTCACATATATCATTCCCGCGAAGTATTTCGTGCAAAGTTTACAGACATTATTTTTAGTCGGTAATGTTTGGACGTTGATTTTATATGATATGGTTCCAATCGTTGTCATTGGACTTGTTTTCTTTCTGATCACTGCATCTAAAACTGTGAAGAGGCTCGATTGAATCGGATTATTGTATTGATTTGGAAAGAGCTTTTGGCTGTGTTAAGAGATGCTAAAGTGAGGATTTCAATTTTAGGCCCTCCCATTTTACAGCTCTTTATTTTTACATTTGCAGCGACACTCGATGTGAAAAATGTGCCGATAGGAATTCTTAATCGCGATAATGGGGAGCAAGGATTTGAGCTTGTCGAGCGGTTTATGGGAAGTAAAACGTTTAATGATCGCATTTATTTTTTGAAGGGCGTAGAGGAGATTGCCCCGTTTATTGATCATCAAAAAGGGGTGATGGTTGTTTCTATTGACCAACAGTTTTCGCGTAATTTAGATGAAGGCAAACCGGCGACGGTTCAATTGATTCTGGATGGGCGTAAGACAAATACGGCCCAAATTTTAGCCGGGTATACCGGCGAAATTATTAATCAGTTTAATCGGGATTATCGCAAAATCGTACAAAAAGTT
This window of the Simkaniaceae bacterium genome carries:
- a CDS encoding ABC transporter ATP-binding protein/permease; the protein is MRLLFKAAIRVKEHVIWLVMMLVTLFLLVMASSVEVVSLGVLTSSGADFFTLFHPKQTNKSIEQLSRVEVEERWNDVSKGKDVITKDDASRFLSKNDSNRMGRILQRIKTHLKVEKGSFHKLVIMLILVALFKAVFLFFSRYTAQILSIKVSKQLRQDYFEHIQSLPMSFYHEYNIGSLSSRVASDATQIARSLNSCITNYILTPFTVVLSLTGCFYSSWQLSLVVFVGLPLIILPMIMITRKVRQITRQLQKNQENFSSVLIDFLSGIQTVKVFGMERFSLKKYKEQNDQMAHFEAKTAKYDLLVRPILHTITTFCLAAVLIFGLYVLKLTIAELIVFCGILNQFYEPIRKFADENSNIQKGVVAAERLDEVMQIKPLIEDKSDAVPLVNFRDKIEFKNVWFGYEDKWILKDVSFTIHKGETIAIVGHTGSGKSTILQLLPRLYDVQKGEILIDGINIIHYTQASLREQIAFVPQKPFLFFDTVLENIAYGKGFPRERIVDAAKKAYAHDFIIKLPKAYDTHLAETGKNLSGGQQQRLAVARALAKQAPILVLDEATSSLDSVSEDRIKTAIVDLYGNVTQIIVAHRLTTIEHADRIIFIEDGVKIAEGSKDQLLETCPPFKQLWDMHFHMGKSAAREILTGI
- a CDS encoding SDR family oxidoreductase, whose product is MQFHKKSIAIFGCGFVGQAVAQTLKSHHLTLSTTSLNRVEQLSKFSQDIAILKGCDREKIAEWIENQDVLILTMAPKTTDSYQTTYVDTAKNFAEILQNTSSVRQIIYTSSTGVYAENEGGWVTETSPLIHTPHARGKYLSETEEILLSLHSSHRRVCIFRLGEIYGDERSLKKKIERYSKNPLPLNPKSPTNMIHIDDICSAIEFSLNHDLNGIYNLVDDDHIERSQLYAKLTKLYQLPAPLFSHETTPHSHLKRVSNQKLKEAGYQLIHPHRVY
- a CDS encoding DUF3820 family protein, whose amino-acid sequence is MPLRTIYYDTETTGVKSDKDRITEIAAYDATLNKTFVSLVNPGMPIPLESSQITNITDDMVKDSPDFGEVGKAFFDFCGTDCVLIAHNNDNFDVHFLRNESKRHDLILPSYQFIDTLKWARKYRPDLPRHSLQYLREVFGIDKNNAHRALDDVIMLHQIFSLMIGDLSIETVIECLSEKEPDLIQMPFGKHKGTPLEKLPQGYLKWLGQSGALEKSENTNLKTSLEKLGLLAIS
- the pdhA gene encoding pyruvate dehydrogenase (acetyl-transferring) E1 component subunit alpha yields the protein MAKIKYHLFESNKEEIIQEIGKDRLIEVLKKMLLIRNFETRAESAYQHGKIGGFFHSYIGQEAIGTAAVEALGIDHWYLTTYRCHGLALLHDEPPKELMAELYGKVTGNAKGRGGSMHLFSKNLLGGFGIVGGHLPLVAGAAFSAKYQGQKDKIAIGFLGDGAVVQGTFHETLNLATLWSLPSVFVVENNQWGMGTAVSRAVCHQPIAESFAKAYGIKGYTIDGMDFFNCFACFKQVLEEVRSSSKPVLIEALTERFKGHSVSDPGLYRSKDELQKAMEKDPLHRLAGELIDAKIITQEEVDHFNQEIKQIVIDAMAFADESPLPDPLTLEEDVYA
- a CDS encoding pyruvate dehydrogenase complex E1 component subunit beta, which translates into the protein MEKQTVDLREALRQAIDEEMTRDDTVFVLGEEVAEYNGAYKVTKGMLDKWGSGRILDTPISENGFTGLAIGAAMTGLRPIVEFMSFNFSFVAADQLISNACKMYYMSGGRFKVPIVFRGCNGAAAQVSSQHSHCVEALYGNLPGFIVIAPSNPYDAKGLLKSAIRNDNPVIFLENELCYGDKMEIPTAEYTVEIGKGKIVREGTHLTLVSYSRMLQFCEKAAQELAKEGISIEVIDLRTIKPLDIPLVIQSVKKTRRCVVVEEGHFFAGICAEVGFEVMEHCFDYLDAPIARVCQRETPMPYAKNMELETVPNIQRIIAAIRQTLK
- a CDS encoding pyruvate dehydrogenase complex dihydrolipoamide acetyltransferase encodes the protein MPFTVTMPKLSPTMTSGQIVKWYKKEGDLIKEGDVLIEVATDKATVEYTALDDGYLRKILIPDGGEARVNQPIAVFTASESESIEGYRPEGEMPAPSPQKEEAKSDSEAPEKQTPAPVAQAIGEPVFAPMPPLQNYTFEFPTGMQNERVLASPSAKRTAEDRNIDLSTIKGSGPNGRVVMRDLEGVEGGHVGFHSRRLPTRPPGSYTDVPLTPMRKAIGKRLQESKMFIPHFYVRDEIVVDSLVEAREQLKKGGIKITYNDFVIRATALALKEHPIINSGFDNQKNVIIQFDTIDVAIAVSINGGLITPIIRHTDYKNVSQISHEVKELVALARKQKLTPEQYQGGSFTISNLGMFGIQDFQAIINPPQAAILAVGGIINKPIVNHQGMIQAGKTLSVWLSVDHRVIDGAEAAAFLVTLKKYLNNPSILLI
- a CDS encoding efflux RND transporter periplasmic adaptor subunit yields the protein MKRKKISSLILIIIIIAIGLTSFFFFRDHSNSDEITLYGNVDVRQVDIAFRVSGQVTQLFFEEGDRVNAGDLMCRLDPTPYNSQLQEAVSAKEAIIANLANAEVMLDRRKELIGIGAVSQEDLDNAQANRDQLCANLMQSNAAISVAQDNLDYTQARAPTDGIILTRIREPGTVVNPADPVYTLSVSSPVWIRAFVNEPHLGDVYYGMEAKVYTDNGREYTGKIGFISPVAEFTPKTVESVQLRTDLVYRLRIYVDNPDMSLVQGMPVTVKLYIGSST
- a CDS encoding ATP-binding cassette domain-containing protein, which codes for MSDAIASIHDLTKSFNSHRPALKKINAEILKGKITGLVGPDGAGKTTLIRLIAGLLTPTEGQILVEGYDTIRDSESIHYLTGYMPQKFGLYDELSVAQNLNLYADLKNVIGEEKKAVCEKLLRFTGLTEYTSRLAGNLSGGMKQKLGLACTLIKKPDLLLLDEPSVGVDPISRRELWEMVGQLLGEGISVLWSTAYLDEAEQCDRVILLNEGELLYHGDPKELTQTMQGRTIHITDIEGDRRKLLFELLKDSNVIDGVIQGRDLRIVLRKEGKLSSHVQMVEAHPRFEDAFIDILGGGPGGTSKLAEAMPECGECNSETIVAEKLTKKFGSFTATNEISLSVKQGEIFGLLGPNGAGKTTTFKMLCGLLKPTSGKAFVNHLDLQKAPGVARSRIGYMAQKFSLYGNLSVRQNLDFFSGIYNLKNHERREAIDQMIEIFNLEPYLSSSAEMLPLGFKQRLSLACATMHRPSVLFLDEPTSGVDPITRREFWNHINGLVSKGVTILITTHFMDEAEYCDRIALVYRGQVISMDTPNALKDQIHSEQNPNPTLEDAFVQMIEEHDRQRVIK
- a CDS encoding ABC transporter permease; its protein translation is MIKNDISNQLINVQKNGKMRRIRALLKKEFIQVFRDPSSILITVFLPLLLIFLYGSGVSLDLDHLRMGLVMEDSSPDAQSFVESLQGSRYFDLKISRHRKDIVDDLMKGSIRGFFVIPSYFSQFRSRPDTIAPIQIIADGSETNTANFVQNYAEGTIQNWRAQQLYTQGLVQEQLPVISMQPRFWYNEKLESRYFLLSGSLAIIMTLTGSLLTALVVAREWERGTMEALMSTTASAFELVIAKIIPYFILGMISMAICVIISVFIYDIPLRGSFLLLTLVSALFLLCSLGLGLMISTLARNQVFAYQVTLIVAFLPAYMLSGFLFEIYSMPQWIQYLTYIIPAKYFVQSLQTLFLVGNVWTLILYDMVPIVVIGLVFFLITASKTVKRLD